One genomic window of Actinoplanes lobatus includes the following:
- a CDS encoding TetR/AcrR family transcriptional regulator has translation MSTSKTPSERRTHLVRLAGDLFAEQGFRATTVRQIADAAGILSGSLYHHFDSKESIGDEILSAFLEDVLAGYRAAVAGSDDPRAAIERIVRSSTATLDRHRAALTMLQRDWNYFSGQPRFGYLRTAMKEIEQTWIDLLERGRETGVFRADLDARLTYRLLRDILWLPTSWTSSKSWTTDQIVDGLLRLLFDGIKSA, from the coding sequence GTGAGCACCTCGAAGACGCCGTCGGAACGGCGCACGCACCTGGTCCGGCTGGCCGGCGACCTCTTCGCCGAGCAGGGGTTCCGGGCCACCACCGTGCGGCAGATCGCGGACGCCGCGGGCATCCTGTCCGGCAGCCTCTACCACCACTTCGACTCCAAGGAGTCGATCGGCGACGAGATCCTCAGCGCGTTCCTGGAGGACGTGCTGGCCGGGTACCGGGCCGCGGTGGCCGGGAGCGACGACCCGCGGGCGGCGATCGAGCGGATCGTCCGGTCCAGCACGGCCACACTGGACCGGCACCGGGCCGCGCTCACCATGCTCCAGCGCGACTGGAACTACTTCTCCGGGCAGCCCCGGTTCGGGTACCTGCGCACCGCCATGAAGGAGATCGAGCAGACCTGGATCGACCTGCTGGAACGCGGCCGGGAGACCGGGGTGTTCCGGGCCGACCTGGACGCGCGGCTGACGTACCGGCTGCTCCGCGACATCCTCTGGCTCCCGACATCGTGGACGTCGTCGAAGAGCTGGACCACCGACCAGATCGTCGACGGCCTGTTGCGGCTCCTTTTCGACGGCATCAAGTCGGCGTAG
- a CDS encoding SDR family NAD(P)-dependent oxidoreductase has product MATLDGRVAIVTGAGQGLGAAEAAALAAAGARMVLNDLPGPALDAVVERIRTAGGTAVAVPGDVADMATGEALVKAAVDGFGGLDVLVNNAGVLRDRMIFSMSEQEWDTVVRVHLRGHFVTTRFATAWWRDRSKDEGGPVYARIVNTASEAFLLGSAGQANYAAAKGGIVSLTLATARGCARHGVRVNAICPRARTGMTGELMGPPPSGPDPMAPDRVAPLVVHLAGPGGARITGEVFVVHGGVVALLGPPTVRSVFRAATGTWTATELDAALGTVFTAEQPRPGFVCEETLPLAATTFGEPS; this is encoded by the coding sequence GTGGCCACGCTGGACGGGCGGGTCGCGATCGTGACCGGGGCCGGGCAGGGGCTGGGCGCCGCGGAGGCTGCGGCGCTGGCCGCGGCGGGCGCCCGGATGGTGCTCAACGATCTGCCCGGGCCCGCGCTCGACGCGGTGGTCGAGCGGATCCGGACCGCCGGCGGCACGGCGGTCGCGGTCCCCGGCGACGTCGCCGACATGGCCACCGGGGAGGCGCTGGTCAAGGCAGCGGTGGACGGGTTCGGCGGCCTCGACGTGCTGGTCAACAACGCGGGCGTGCTGCGCGACCGGATGATCTTCTCGATGTCCGAGCAGGAGTGGGACACGGTCGTCCGGGTGCACCTGCGCGGCCACTTCGTGACCACGCGGTTCGCGACCGCCTGGTGGCGGGACCGGAGCAAGGACGAGGGCGGCCCGGTCTACGCCCGGATCGTCAACACCGCCTCCGAGGCGTTCCTGCTCGGATCGGCGGGCCAGGCCAACTACGCCGCGGCCAAGGGCGGGATCGTCTCTCTCACCCTCGCGACCGCTCGGGGCTGTGCCAGGCATGGGGTACGGGTGAACGCGATCTGCCCACGGGCACGCACCGGGATGACCGGCGAACTCATGGGGCCGCCGCCCAGCGGACCGGACCCGATGGCGCCGGACCGGGTGGCGCCGCTGGTGGTGCACCTGGCCGGGCCGGGCGGCGCGCGGATCACCGGCGAGGTGTTCGTGGTGCACGGCGGCGTGGTGGCGCTGCTCGGGCCGCCCACCGTGCGGTCGGTCTTCCGGGCGGCGACCGGCACGTGGACGGCCACCGAACTGGACGCCGCCCTCGGCACGGTGTTCACCGCCGAGCAGCCCAGGCCCGGGTTCGTCTGCGAGGAGACGCTGCCACTGGCCGCGACCACCTTCGGCGAGCCGTCGTGA
- a CDS encoding LLM class F420-dependent oxidoreductase: MRLGIQLGYSGEGFAADVDEVVEYEEAGAELVVVPEAYSFDAVSRLGFLAARTRRMGLASGVMQIYTRTPTLTAMTAAGIDYVSGGRFSLGLGASGPQVIEGFHGVRYDAPVARTRQIVEICRRVWRRETLIFEGGHYRIPLPGEYAKPLKLINHPVRPRIPVLLAAMGPRNVALAAEIAEGWQALWIDPRAAGRVFGDALADGLSRRDPALGPLDISVPVPFALREQGLDRHRAQLALYLGGMGARGRNFSNDLVRRYGYADAATRIQELYLSGRRAEAVAAVPEDLVAATSLVGPPDEIRRRLDALAGVGVTTLLVSPLAAERAERVKDVQTLSTLLATR, encoded by the coding sequence ATGCGCCTCGGGATCCAGCTCGGCTACAGCGGCGAGGGCTTCGCGGCGGACGTCGACGAGGTCGTGGAGTACGAGGAGGCCGGCGCCGAGCTGGTCGTCGTGCCGGAGGCGTACAGCTTCGACGCGGTCAGCCGGCTGGGCTTCCTGGCCGCCCGGACTCGCCGGATGGGGCTGGCGTCCGGGGTGATGCAGATCTACACCCGCACGCCCACCCTGACCGCGATGACCGCGGCCGGCATCGACTACGTCTCGGGCGGCCGGTTCAGCCTGGGGCTGGGCGCGTCCGGACCGCAGGTGATCGAGGGCTTCCACGGTGTCCGCTACGACGCGCCGGTGGCCCGGACCCGGCAGATCGTCGAGATCTGCCGCCGCGTGTGGCGCCGCGAGACCCTCATCTTCGAGGGCGGCCACTACCGGATCCCACTGCCGGGGGAGTACGCCAAGCCGCTCAAACTGATCAACCACCCGGTCCGTCCGCGGATCCCGGTCCTGCTGGCCGCCATGGGACCGCGCAACGTGGCCCTGGCCGCCGAGATCGCCGAGGGCTGGCAGGCGCTGTGGATCGACCCGCGCGCCGCCGGACGGGTGTTCGGTGACGCGCTGGCCGACGGCCTGTCCCGCCGCGACCCGGCCCTGGGCCCGCTGGACATCAGCGTCCCGGTGCCGTTCGCGCTGCGCGAGCAGGGCCTGGACCGGCACCGCGCCCAGCTCGCCCTCTACCTCGGCGGCATGGGCGCGCGCGGCCGCAACTTCTCCAACGACCTGGTCCGCCGGTACGGGTACGCCGACGCCGCCACCCGCATCCAGGAGCTCTACCTGTCCGGCCGCCGGGCCGAGGCGGTCGCCGCCGTCCCGGAGGATCTGGTCGCCGCCACCTCGCTGGTCGGCCCGCCGGACGAGATCCGCCGCCGCCTCGACGCCCTGGCCGGCGTCGGCGTCACCACACTGCTGGTGTCCCCGTTGGCCGCCGAGCGCGCCGAGCGGGTCAAGGATGTGCAGACACTGTCCACCCTGCTCGCCACCCGGTGA
- a CDS encoding Zn-dependent alcohol dehydrogenase — MRAAVLHTIGDEKLDIRDDVAVIGPGPGEVRLRVRASGVCHSDLSALRGGLPQPVPAILGHEAAGDVIEVGDNVDDLAPGDRVAVNWLPACGVCTHCRRAEPYLCMTHVMAGYVMPRFTAGDLPIFGMAGCGAFAEEMVVPRAGAVKIDDDVPYEVAALVGCGVTTGVGAVINTAQVRPGDSVVVIGCGGVGIAAVQGARVAGAALIMAVDTVPARHEAARRFGATHTATPDELSDLQMEVAPEGFDHAFDIVAVPETLRTAWTACRRGGSVIVVGAGRAEHQVEFSPFELLFEGKRILPSLYGSAEPHRDFPRLLALWRAGRLDIEGMISRRLRLDQVGDALAALGSGDVIRQVIVHD; from the coding sequence ATGCGCGCGGCGGTGCTGCACACCATCGGGGACGAGAAGCTCGACATCCGCGACGACGTGGCCGTCATCGGCCCCGGACCGGGTGAGGTGCGCCTGCGGGTGCGCGCGTCCGGCGTCTGCCACTCCGACCTGTCCGCCCTGCGCGGCGGCCTGCCCCAGCCGGTGCCCGCGATCCTCGGTCACGAGGCGGCCGGTGACGTGATCGAGGTCGGCGACAACGTGGACGACCTGGCGCCGGGCGACCGGGTCGCGGTCAACTGGCTGCCCGCCTGCGGTGTCTGCACACACTGCCGGCGCGCGGAGCCGTACCTCTGCATGACACACGTGATGGCCGGCTACGTGATGCCCCGGTTCACCGCCGGGGACCTGCCGATCTTCGGGATGGCCGGGTGCGGGGCGTTCGCCGAGGAGATGGTGGTCCCCCGGGCCGGGGCCGTGAAGATCGACGACGACGTCCCGTACGAGGTGGCCGCACTCGTCGGCTGCGGCGTCACCACCGGCGTGGGCGCGGTGATCAACACGGCGCAGGTGCGGCCCGGCGACAGTGTCGTGGTGATCGGCTGCGGCGGCGTCGGCATCGCGGCCGTCCAGGGCGCCCGGGTCGCCGGCGCGGCCCTGATCATGGCGGTGGACACGGTGCCCGCCCGGCACGAGGCGGCCCGCCGGTTCGGCGCCACCCACACGGCCACCCCGGACGAGCTGAGCGACCTACAGATGGAGGTGGCGCCGGAGGGCTTCGACCACGCCTTCGACATCGTCGCCGTACCCGAGACGCTCCGGACCGCGTGGACCGCGTGCCGGCGCGGCGGCAGCGTGATCGTGGTGGGCGCCGGCCGCGCCGAGCACCAGGTCGAGTTCAGCCCGTTCGAGCTGCTCTTCGAGGGCAAGCGCATCCTGCCCTCGCTGTACGGCTCCGCCGAACCGCACCGCGACTTCCCCCGCCTGCTGGCCCTGTGGCGGGCCGGCCGCCTGGACATCGAGGGCATGATCAGCCGGCGGCTGCGGCTGGACCAGGTCGGCGACGCGCTGGCCGCGCTGGGCAGCGGCGACGTGATCCGCCAAGTGATCGTCCACGACTGA
- a CDS encoding glucose 1-dehydrogenase codes for MGRLDGKVALITGGARGMGKAHARHFAAEGARVVIGDVLDDKGRAVADGIGADRCRYVHHDVTSEDDWAVAVDETIDAYGRIDVLVNNAGILRHAPVAAMDPAEFRQVVEVNLIGTWLGIRQVVPPMTAGGGGSIVNISSIEGFAGAAGLSAYSASKFGVRGLTRSAAQELGPAGIRVNSVHPGGVMTSMALAAAQTMTGVDGGGFLKSLPIARFAEPVEISRLVAFLASDEASYTTGAEFLADGGLLSGPGY; via the coding sequence ATGGGGCGGCTGGACGGCAAGGTGGCTCTGATCACCGGCGGGGCGCGCGGCATGGGCAAGGCACACGCCCGGCACTTCGCGGCCGAGGGCGCCCGGGTGGTGATCGGCGACGTCCTCGACGACAAGGGCCGGGCCGTCGCCGACGGGATCGGGGCGGACCGGTGCCGGTACGTGCACCACGACGTCACCAGCGAGGACGACTGGGCGGTGGCGGTCGACGAGACGATCGACGCGTACGGGCGGATCGACGTGCTCGTCAACAACGCCGGCATCCTGCGGCACGCGCCGGTCGCCGCGATGGACCCGGCCGAGTTCCGGCAGGTCGTCGAGGTCAACCTGATCGGCACGTGGCTGGGCATCCGGCAGGTGGTGCCGCCGATGACCGCGGGCGGCGGCGGCTCGATCGTGAACATCTCGTCGATCGAGGGCTTCGCCGGGGCGGCCGGGCTGTCGGCGTACAGCGCCAGCAAGTTCGGCGTCCGCGGCCTCACCCGGTCGGCGGCGCAGGAGCTGGGGCCGGCCGGCATCCGGGTCAACTCGGTGCACCCGGGTGGCGTGATGACGTCGATGGCGCTGGCCGCCGCGCAGACCATGACCGGCGTCGACGGGGGCGGATTCCTCAAGTCGCTGCCGATCGCCCGGTTCGCCGAGCCGGTGGAGATCTCCCGGCTGGTCGCGTTCCTCGCCTCCGACGAGGCGTCCTACACCACCGGCGCCGAGTTCCTCGCCGACGGCGGCCTGCTCAGCGGCCCGGGCTACTGA
- a CDS encoding response regulator — protein MSVRVVVADDQEIVRTGLAIMLNAQPDIEVVGEAGDGRQAVELARRLRPDVCLLDIRMPGIDGIEATRLLAGPAVADPLAVVVITTFDLDEYVYAALRAGARGFLLKDAGTALLGQAVRAAASGDALIAPNITTRLLKAFAGTAPAPVPRQPVDPLTEREEQVLALVARGRTNAEVAAELFITLSTVKTHVTSLMNKLGARNRVEVAIWAFETRRIEL, from the coding sequence GTGAGCGTTCGGGTGGTCGTCGCGGATGATCAGGAGATCGTCCGGACCGGGCTGGCGATCATGCTGAACGCGCAGCCGGACATCGAGGTGGTCGGCGAGGCGGGGGACGGGCGGCAGGCGGTGGAGCTGGCCCGGCGGCTGCGGCCGGACGTGTGCCTGCTGGACATCCGGATGCCGGGCATCGACGGGATCGAGGCGACCCGTCTGCTGGCCGGCCCGGCGGTCGCGGATCCGCTCGCGGTCGTGGTGATCACGACGTTCGATCTGGACGAGTACGTCTACGCGGCGCTGCGCGCGGGCGCCCGCGGTTTCCTGCTGAAGGACGCCGGGACGGCGCTGCTGGGTCAGGCGGTGCGGGCCGCGGCGTCCGGGGACGCGCTGATCGCCCCGAACATCACCACCCGGCTACTGAAGGCGTTCGCCGGGACGGCTCCGGCGCCGGTGCCCCGGCAGCCGGTGGATCCGCTGACCGAGCGGGAGGAGCAGGTGCTGGCGCTGGTGGCGCGGGGGCGGACGAACGCGGAGGTGGCGGCCGAGCTGTTCATCACGCTGAGCACGGTGAAGACGCATGTCACGAGCCTGATGAACAAGCTGGGCGCCCGGAACCGTGTGGAGGTGGCGATCTGGGCGTTCGAGACACGGCGGATCGAACTTTAG
- a CDS encoding NAD(P)-dependent alcohol dehydrogenase, producing MRAMVQDRYGETLRMAEVAAPVPADDEILVRVRAASLNARDWHIMRGDPYVARLMSPIFGLRGPAAPIRGSDFAGVVTAVGRSVTRFAPGDEVFGDLRDGDGAFAEFVCAAQSVVERKPENLSFEEAAALPLAGATALQALRDLAPVRPGQRVLVNGASGGVGTFAVQLARAYGGAVTGVCSGRNTDLVRSLGAEVIDYTSEDFTRSGGRYDLVLDLAASRSLRALRRAVAPEGTLVLGGGGNARTRPLVIGPVGLSIAGQTVGRLGRQRVVQLNTAAAGPAMLAALRELAEEKTIVPVIDRAYPFEQTAEALRYLMVEHARAKVVVTFTD from the coding sequence ATGAGGGCGATGGTGCAGGACCGGTACGGCGAGACGCTGCGGATGGCCGAGGTGGCGGCGCCGGTTCCGGCTGACGACGAGATTCTGGTACGGGTACGGGCCGCGTCCCTGAACGCACGGGACTGGCACATCATGCGCGGCGACCCGTACGTGGCCCGGCTGATGTCCCCGATCTTCGGCCTGCGCGGCCCGGCCGCCCCGATCCGGGGCAGCGATTTCGCGGGTGTGGTGACCGCGGTGGGCCGGTCGGTGACCCGGTTCGCGCCGGGCGACGAGGTGTTCGGCGATCTGCGTGACGGTGACGGGGCGTTCGCCGAGTTCGTGTGCGCCGCGCAGTCGGTGGTGGAGCGTAAGCCGGAGAATCTGAGCTTCGAGGAGGCGGCCGCGCTGCCGCTGGCCGGCGCGACGGCGTTGCAAGCGCTGCGCGATCTGGCGCCGGTGCGGCCCGGGCAGCGGGTGCTGGTGAACGGCGCCTCGGGTGGGGTGGGCACGTTCGCGGTGCAGTTGGCGCGGGCCTACGGCGGTGCGGTGACGGGGGTGTGCAGCGGCCGGAACACCGATCTGGTCCGGTCGCTGGGCGCCGAGGTGATCGACTACACGTCCGAGGATTTCACCCGCTCCGGCGGCCGGTACGACCTGGTGCTGGATCTGGCGGCGAGCCGTTCGCTGCGGGCGCTGCGCCGGGCGGTGGCTCCGGAGGGGACGCTGGTGCTGGGCGGGGGCGGCAATGCCCGTACCCGGCCTTTGGTGATCGGTCCGGTCGGGCTGTCGATCGCCGGGCAGACGGTGGGCCGGCTGGGACGGCAGCGGGTGGTGCAGTTGAACACGGCGGCGGCCGGCCCGGCGATGCTGGCCGCGCTGCGGGAGCTGGCCGAGGAGAAGACGATCGTGCCGGTGATCGACCGGGCGTACCCGTTCGAGCAGACCGCGGAGGCGCTCCGCTATCTGATGGTCGAGCACGCCCGGGCGAAGGTGGTCGTCACCTTCACCGATTGA
- a CDS encoding NACHT domain-containing protein, with translation MPQSLSYLDAVKLLGGSGPFMKVADNVLGGVLSVATAGGSEVAVSLFDAKTEAVRLGQLVTDRITDIVRGQTRYNRTERLHAAHAVLVVTSFFTALDDCLSTTGLDSPGFAKEDQLLLVSAARTEGSWQSRLLDAGIPSPSPDLPYDVLLEHLGTWFTDRGRHMAEYLSGFAVWAAADSRTRTAVHAVLTGRLPELAVERYETTVRQLSQEVPEFAIWLARFESRAVSRGLEHLEAALLEATSDRAPARHRADLALTYRAVLDDPVLGGDTGEVTKPSLGIAYLDPRFRVKAAGPGARAADEDWWADAPVRDDFGTFLATYLTTPQAAEAPMLLLGQPGAGKSTLTKVLAARLPAADYLVVRVTLREVRAEAEIQDQIEQALRGAIGETVAWADLARDADAAMPVVLLDGFDELLQATGLHQSDYLTRVAAFQQREARLGRPAAVVVTSRVAVADRARLPAGSLAARLEPFDESQVERWLTTWNDANAAYWTRTGLRPLARDVVLRFPDLATQPLLLLMLAIYDATGNALQSATDFDTGRLYEQLLHDFAAREVRRVHDGRPDDELPGLVEEELLRLSVVAFAMFHRLRLWVTTEELDADLAGLGLRRSASGRTADFRSRLSAGQEMVGRFFFIQRAQALQDDQTRQTYEFLHATFGEYLVARLVVHAVQEAAALSKVRSIRLGQQSQDDELLQNLLGYTPLSARATILPFVTALLTRSSPNDLREWLIDRLRTAVIRPAWTPRAYQPVDKRADHWMATYSFNLLLLTLACGQPVRATDLYRHARDPAGWLRDMALQWRAAVPGGMFLDALELLQVNREWAADGRRDLVLRNERGIGWTGVDPRWAFSFGRSWNFPEVMSSTDYFPLATAFRSMDLSSSFSDDAIRHAAEAALGHLPLQALVILVEHGPGDAESVAHTLMSLSMSSGALVPVKELLSSYDRALRAIDRVEQLLRDLGSLTTDLFLRSLAVDAGRLPSAEVLRLIEHAFTAGWRLPGEGAALALSALCAGRGQPSERYDRVAAELAARLALQDLSPDTCLRLLAVLPVAASWQLASLLFAMGRRLREPDVEQRIATDPDFAARLEAARARFAGYRDATG, from the coding sequence GTGCCGCAGTCGTTGTCCTATCTCGACGCCGTCAAACTGCTCGGCGGCTCCGGGCCGTTCATGAAGGTCGCCGACAACGTGCTGGGCGGCGTGCTCAGCGTCGCGACGGCCGGCGGCAGCGAGGTGGCCGTCAGCCTCTTCGACGCCAAGACCGAGGCGGTCCGGCTCGGCCAGCTGGTCACCGACAGGATCACCGATATCGTACGGGGACAGACGCGCTACAACCGCACCGAGCGCCTGCACGCCGCCCACGCCGTCCTGGTCGTCACCTCGTTCTTCACCGCCCTCGACGACTGCCTGTCCACCACCGGCCTCGACTCCCCGGGGTTCGCCAAGGAGGACCAGCTCCTGCTCGTCTCGGCGGCCCGGACCGAGGGCTCCTGGCAGTCCCGCCTGCTCGACGCCGGCATTCCCTCGCCCAGCCCCGACCTGCCGTACGACGTGCTGCTGGAACACCTCGGCACCTGGTTCACCGACCGGGGCCGGCACATGGCCGAGTACCTGAGCGGTTTCGCGGTCTGGGCCGCCGCCGACTCCCGCACCCGCACCGCCGTCCACGCCGTCCTCACCGGACGCCTGCCCGAACTCGCCGTCGAACGCTACGAGACGACCGTGCGGCAGCTGTCCCAGGAGGTGCCGGAGTTCGCGATCTGGCTGGCCCGGTTCGAGTCCCGTGCGGTCTCCCGAGGGCTGGAACACCTGGAGGCGGCCCTGCTCGAGGCCACCAGCGACCGGGCGCCGGCCCGGCACCGCGCCGACCTCGCGCTCACCTACCGGGCCGTGCTCGACGACCCGGTCCTCGGCGGCGACACCGGCGAGGTGACCAAGCCCAGCCTCGGGATCGCCTACCTCGACCCGCGCTTCCGGGTGAAGGCCGCCGGCCCGGGCGCCCGCGCCGCCGACGAGGACTGGTGGGCGGACGCGCCGGTCCGCGACGACTTCGGCACCTTCCTGGCCACCTACCTGACCACCCCGCAGGCCGCCGAGGCCCCGATGCTGCTGCTCGGCCAGCCCGGCGCCGGGAAGTCCACACTGACCAAGGTGCTGGCCGCCCGGCTGCCGGCCGCCGACTACCTGGTCGTCCGGGTCACGCTGCGCGAGGTCCGCGCCGAAGCCGAGATCCAGGACCAGATCGAACAGGCGCTGCGCGGCGCCATCGGCGAGACCGTCGCCTGGGCGGACCTGGCCCGCGACGCCGACGCCGCCATGCCGGTCGTCCTGCTCGACGGCTTCGACGAGCTGTTGCAGGCCACCGGCCTGCACCAGTCCGACTATCTGACCCGGGTGGCCGCGTTCCAGCAGCGTGAGGCCCGGCTCGGCCGTCCGGCCGCGGTCGTGGTGACCAGCCGGGTCGCGGTCGCCGACCGGGCCCGCCTGCCCGCCGGGAGCCTCGCCGCCCGCCTGGAGCCCTTCGACGAGTCCCAGGTGGAGCGCTGGCTCACCACCTGGAACGACGCCAACGCCGCCTACTGGACCCGGACCGGCCTCCGTCCGCTCGCCCGTGATGTCGTGCTGCGTTTCCCGGACCTGGCCACCCAACCGTTGCTGCTGCTCATGCTGGCCATCTACGACGCGACCGGCAACGCCCTCCAGTCCGCCACCGACTTCGACACCGGCCGGCTCTACGAGCAGCTGCTGCACGACTTCGCCGCCCGTGAGGTGCGCCGGGTCCACGACGGCCGCCCGGACGACGAACTGCCGGGGCTCGTCGAGGAGGAACTGCTGCGGCTGTCGGTGGTCGCGTTCGCGATGTTCCACCGGCTCCGCCTCTGGGTCACCACCGAGGAACTCGACGCCGACCTGGCCGGGCTCGGCCTCCGGCGCTCGGCCTCCGGCCGGACCGCCGACTTCCGCAGCCGGCTCTCCGCGGGCCAGGAGATGGTCGGCCGGTTCTTCTTCATCCAGCGGGCGCAGGCCCTGCAAGACGATCAAACCCGGCAGACGTACGAGTTCCTGCACGCGACGTTCGGCGAATACCTGGTGGCAAGGCTCGTGGTGCACGCCGTCCAGGAGGCGGCCGCCCTGTCCAAGGTTCGCTCGATCCGGCTGGGTCAGCAGTCCCAGGACGACGAACTGCTCCAGAACCTGCTCGGCTACACGCCGCTCAGCGCCCGCGCCACGATCCTGCCGTTCGTCACCGCCCTGCTGACCCGGTCGAGCCCAAACGATCTGCGCGAGTGGCTGATCGACCGGCTGCGGACGGCGGTGATCCGCCCGGCGTGGACGCCGAGGGCCTACCAGCCGGTGGACAAGCGGGCCGACCACTGGATGGCGACGTACTCGTTCAACCTGCTGCTGCTCACCCTGGCCTGCGGGCAACCGGTCCGGGCCACCGATCTCTACCGGCACGCCCGGGACCCGGCCGGCTGGCTCCGCGACATGGCGCTCCAGTGGCGGGCGGCCGTGCCCGGCGGCATGTTCCTCGACGCGCTGGAGCTCTTGCAGGTGAATCGGGAGTGGGCCGCCGACGGCCGCCGTGACCTGGTGCTGCGCAACGAGCGGGGGATCGGGTGGACCGGGGTGGATCCACGCTGGGCGTTCAGCTTCGGGCGCAGTTGGAACTTCCCGGAGGTCATGTCGAGCACCGACTACTTCCCATTGGCCACGGCGTTCCGGTCGATGGACCTGAGCAGCTCTTTCTCCGACGACGCGATCCGGCACGCGGCGGAGGCGGCGCTGGGACATCTTCCTCTCCAGGCGCTGGTGATCCTCGTCGAGCACGGCCCGGGCGACGCCGAATCGGTGGCGCACACCCTGATGAGCCTTTCGATGAGTTCCGGCGCACTGGTTCCGGTGAAGGAGCTGCTGTCCTCCTACGACCGTGCCTTGAGAGCGATCGACCGGGTGGAACAGCTGTTGCGCGACCTCGGGAGCCTGACGACCGATCTGTTTCTCCGGTCTCTAGCCGTCGATGCCGGCCGGCTACCGTCCGCCGAGGTCTTGCGGCTGATCGAGCACGCCTTCACCGCTGGATGGCGGCTCCCCGGCGAGGGCGCGGCCCTTGCGCTGAGTGCCCTCTGCGCCGGCCGCGGGCAACCGTCCGAGCGTTACGACAGGGTCGCTGCTGAACTGGCGGCGCGGCTGGCGCTCCAGGATCTTTCCCCGGACACCTGCCTGCGCCTGCTCGCCGTGCTGCCGGTCGCCGCCTCCTGGCAGTTGGCCAGCCTGCTCTTCGCCATGGGACGGCGCTTGCGTGAACCGGACGTGGAGCAGCGGATCGCCACGGACCCGGACTTCGCGGCCCGCCTGGAGGCGGCCCGTGCCCGCTTCGCCGGCTACCGGGACGCCACCGGCTGA
- a CDS encoding sensor histidine kinase, protein MREVLWTLRPTPPPPERVRRDWLLVAVLLPAVIVEGVVRSSPLGALIGFAVVPLLLWRRQRPLLVLAIGFGVCTIEPFLTGFPSFLTLAAVLLLLPYALFRWGSGLEIAAGSLIIAGRLAIGYGFAQLTEADVLAGLIILFGIGALGLAMRFRARARLRERQHLRMLERERLARDLHDTVAHHVSAMAIRAQAGQATAERDPASAVEALRLIESEASKALASMRSMVRVLREPGIGDVRALAGPSTVGPPVEVRLDGDVDDLSPAVAATLFRLTQESVTNARRHARNATRIEVRVTADETSVRLQVSDDGEHGGLSSGYGVSGMVERAGLLGGTCQAGPNPDRGWSVSATLPRVAA, encoded by the coding sequence ATGCGCGAGGTGCTGTGGACGCTCCGGCCGACTCCCCCTCCTCCGGAGCGGGTGCGGCGGGACTGGCTGCTGGTCGCGGTGCTGCTCCCGGCCGTGATCGTCGAGGGTGTCGTGCGCTCGTCTCCGCTGGGCGCGCTGATCGGGTTCGCCGTGGTGCCGCTGCTGCTGTGGCGCCGGCAGCGGCCGTTGCTGGTGCTGGCGATCGGCTTCGGGGTGTGCACGATCGAGCCGTTCCTGACCGGGTTCCCGAGTTTCCTGACGCTGGCCGCGGTTCTGTTGCTGCTGCCGTATGCGCTGTTCCGCTGGGGTTCCGGTCTGGAGATCGCGGCCGGTTCGCTGATCATCGCCGGGCGGCTGGCGATCGGCTACGGGTTCGCGCAGCTCACCGAGGCCGACGTGCTGGCCGGGCTGATCATCCTGTTCGGGATCGGGGCGCTCGGGCTGGCGATGCGGTTCCGGGCGCGGGCGCGGCTGCGGGAGCGGCAGCATCTGCGGATGCTGGAGCGGGAGCGGCTGGCCCGGGATCTGCACGACACGGTGGCGCATCACGTGTCGGCCATGGCGATCCGGGCGCAGGCCGGGCAGGCGACCGCGGAGCGTGACCCGGCGTCGGCCGTGGAGGCGTTGCGGCTGATCGAGTCGGAGGCGTCGAAGGCGCTGGCGTCGATGCGGTCGATGGTGCGGGTGCTGCGCGAGCCGGGCATCGGTGACGTGCGGGCGCTGGCCGGGCCGTCGACGGTGGGCCCGCCGGTGGAGGTGCGGTTGGACGGTGACGTCGACGATCTGTCCCCGGCGGTGGCGGCCACGCTGTTCCGGCTCACGCAGGAGTCGGTGACGAACGCGCGCCGGCATGCCCGCAACGCCACCCGGATCGAGGTCCGGGTGACGGCGGACGAGACGTCCGTGCGGCTCCAGGTGAGCGACGACGGCGAGCACGGTGGGCTTTCCTCGGGGTACGGGGTGAGCGGCATGGTCGAGCGCGCCGGGTTGCTCGGCGGGACGTGCCAGGCCGGGCCGAACCCGGATCGTGGCTGGTCGGTCAGCGCGACCCTGCCGAGAGTGGCGGCGTGA